From the Gordonia bronchialis DSM 43247 genome, one window contains:
- a CDS encoding LutB/LldF family L-lactate oxidation iron-sulfur protein, which produces MPKFPAAARTELANTTQRRNLAHATGIIRTKRAAVVDELDNWEELRRAAEQIKNRTLRNLDALLVEFEEKATAAGAVVHWARDAQEANRIVVDLVRATGADEVVKVKSMATQEIELNEALEDAGIDAWETDLAELIVQLGEDWPSHILVPAIHRNRSEVREIFLRRMKQVGRPAPEDLTDDPRRLAEAARLHLREKFLRAKVGISGANFAVADTGSLVVVESEGNGRMCLTLPETLISVVGIEKILPTWSDLEVFLQVLPRSSTGERENPYTSVWTGVTPGDGPQNMHIVLLDNHRTDVLADEVGRDALRCIRCSACLNVCPVYERAGGHAYGSVYPGPIGAILTPQLRGTSSAVDQSLPYASSLCGACFDVCPVRINIPDILVHLRTRVVDEKRGGLPSAEAAAMKAGAWMFADHRRLEAAQKAATTSHRFFGERRTLGALPWPLSRWSSARDVPVPPAESFRDWWKRERGNDQGTR; this is translated from the coding sequence ATGCCCAAGTTCCCCGCCGCCGCCAGAACGGAGCTGGCCAACACCACCCAGCGCCGAAATCTGGCGCATGCCACCGGGATCATCCGCACCAAACGCGCGGCCGTGGTCGACGAACTCGACAACTGGGAGGAGTTGCGCCGGGCGGCCGAGCAGATCAAGAATCGCACCCTACGCAACCTCGACGCCCTGCTGGTGGAGTTCGAGGAGAAGGCCACCGCCGCCGGTGCCGTGGTGCATTGGGCACGCGATGCGCAGGAAGCCAACCGCATCGTGGTCGACCTGGTCCGCGCGACCGGCGCCGACGAGGTGGTCAAGGTGAAGTCGATGGCCACCCAGGAGATCGAACTCAACGAGGCACTCGAGGACGCCGGGATCGACGCCTGGGAAACCGACCTCGCCGAACTGATCGTGCAACTCGGCGAGGACTGGCCCAGTCACATCCTGGTTCCGGCGATCCACCGCAACCGCAGTGAGGTTCGCGAGATCTTCCTGCGCCGCATGAAGCAGGTCGGCCGGCCTGCCCCGGAGGATCTGACCGACGATCCGCGGCGACTGGCCGAAGCGGCGCGACTTCACCTGCGCGAGAAGTTCTTACGGGCCAAGGTGGGGATCAGCGGAGCCAACTTCGCCGTCGCCGACACCGGCAGCCTGGTGGTGGTGGAGTCCGAGGGCAACGGCCGCATGTGTCTGACCCTGCCCGAGACCCTGATCTCGGTGGTGGGCATCGAGAAAATCCTGCCGACCTGGTCCGATCTCGAGGTCTTCCTGCAGGTTCTGCCGCGATCGAGCACCGGCGAACGCGAGAACCCGTATACGTCCGTCTGGACCGGAGTCACACCGGGCGACGGGCCGCAGAACATGCACATCGTGCTGCTGGACAACCACCGCACCGACGTGCTCGCCGACGAGGTGGGCCGAGATGCCCTGCGCTGCATCCGATGCTCGGCATGCCTCAACGTCTGTCCGGTCTACGAGCGGGCCGGCGGACACGCCTACGGGTCGGTCTATCCAGGGCCGATCGGCGCGATCCTCACCCCACAGTTGCGCGGCACCTCATCGGCGGTCGACCAGTCGCTGCCGTACGCCTCGAGCCTGTGCGGCGCCTGTTTCGATGTGTGCCCCGTCCGGATCAATATCCCGGACATCCTGGTGCACTTGCGAACCCGGGTCGTCGACGAGAAGCGTGGCGGACTGCCGAGCGCCGAGGCTGCGGCGATGAAGGCCGGGGCGTGGATGTTTGCTGATCATCGTCGTCTCGAGGCGGCGCAGAAGGCCGCCACCACGAGTCACCGCTTCTTCGGGGAACGACGCACCCTCGGCGCGCTGCCCTGGCCATTGTCCAGGTGGAGTTCGGCCCGGGATGTGCCGGTACCACCAGCAGAGTCCTTCCGCGACTGGTGGAAACGCGAACGCGGCAACGATCAGGGGACCCGCTGA
- a CDS encoding LutC/YkgG family protein, whose amino-acid sequence MSARDEILNRIRTALADVDDATAAEPVDWIYGRPVSTGDLDVVDRFAERVADYRAVVERVSEAELPERISTAAQTIDGAVIADGTVRARVGVDLPWADDDSLTPRELDAVGAVITTAAIGIANTGTIVLDHAHGQGRRAVSLVPDVHICIIDAAQVVSDVPEAVARLTADDAHTRPQTWISGPSATSDIELDRVEGVHGPRTLHVIIVE is encoded by the coding sequence ATGAGCGCACGAGACGAAATCCTGAATCGCATCCGGACAGCGCTGGCCGACGTCGACGACGCCACCGCAGCAGAGCCGGTGGACTGGATCTACGGCCGGCCGGTGTCCACGGGTGATCTCGATGTGGTCGATCGCTTCGCCGAGCGCGTCGCCGACTATCGCGCCGTCGTCGAGCGGGTGTCCGAAGCTGAGTTGCCCGAACGTATTTCCACCGCAGCCCAGACAATCGACGGTGCGGTGATCGCCGACGGCACCGTCCGCGCCCGGGTCGGAGTGGACCTGCCCTGGGCCGACGACGACTCCTTGACACCGCGGGAACTCGACGCGGTGGGTGCGGTCATCACCACCGCCGCGATCGGCATCGCCAACACCGGCACCATCGTGCTCGACCACGCGCACGGTCAGGGCCGACGGGCGGTCTCGCTGGTTCCCGACGTCCACATCTGCATCATCGACGCCGCCCAGGTCGTCAGCGACGTACCCGAGGCCGTCGCCCGACTGACCGCGGACGACGCGCACACCCGACCGCAGACGTGGATCAGCGGCCCCAGCGCCACCAGCGACATCGAGCTCGATCGCGTGGAAGGAGTCCACGGACCGCGCACACTGCACGTGATCATCGTCGAGTGA
- a CDS encoding CdaR family protein, with amino-acid sequence MTGDTPETRRQVCVDAQSVVWLERDGDERPNDAIILERLALATGIRLAGSAPELARRDVAVLLDRAAALDDRREAASRLGLVTGVQYRAVATPLFAEWTSRPSWPGDVVATPLGTIHALISPIKVTARTVPASPCGLGVGAGIDDLAESFRTALIALKLCERPERAVDAAQYGGLIHLLADVTSTATNPDTDRLEAVMDNGWGRSTIAALLDSSSARQAARTLNVHHSTMQSRIEHLSTALQFNPLDGLGRAAGCRVSHLANAPFPSARIAPP; translated from the coding sequence TTGACCGGCGACACACCGGAGACGCGGCGTCAGGTATGCGTCGATGCGCAATCGGTGGTGTGGCTCGAGCGCGATGGGGACGAGCGCCCCAACGACGCGATCATTCTGGAGCGGCTCGCCTTGGCGACAGGCATCCGCCTGGCCGGTTCGGCCCCTGAACTTGCTCGACGGGATGTCGCGGTCCTGCTCGACCGGGCCGCTGCTCTCGATGATCGTCGCGAGGCAGCGTCCCGGTTGGGTCTGGTCACCGGCGTGCAGTATCGCGCCGTGGCGACCCCACTGTTCGCCGAGTGGACGTCACGCCCGAGTTGGCCCGGCGATGTGGTGGCGACACCGCTGGGCACGATCCATGCCCTGATCTCTCCGATCAAGGTGACCGCGCGGACGGTGCCGGCATCGCCCTGTGGGCTGGGGGTCGGGGCGGGTATCGACGACCTCGCAGAGTCGTTTCGGACCGCCTTGATCGCGTTGAAGCTGTGCGAGCGCCCAGAGCGTGCGGTCGATGCCGCGCAGTATGGAGGGCTCATCCACCTTCTCGCGGACGTCACCTCGACGGCGACGAACCCGGATACCGATCGACTCGAAGCCGTGATGGACAACGGTTGGGGGCGCTCGACGATCGCGGCGTTGCTCGATTCGTCGAGCGCCCGACAGGCTGCGCGGACGCTGAACGTGCACCATTCGACGATGCAATCGCGTATCGAGCACTTGTCGACGGCGTTGCAGTTCAATCCGCTCGACGGGTTGGGCCGCGCGGCTGGGTGTCGCGTTTCTCACCTGGCGAATGCGCCATTCCCGAGCGCTCGAATTGCCCCGCCGTGA
- a CDS encoding alpha/beta hydrolase fold domain-containing protein — translation MTAGTRRRPHSSTGSACGTGSNETGWRAYLGDAYRTDDVCPYAVPARATDLSGLPRAFLDVGDCEIFRDEGIAYANALWCAGGNAELHVWPGAFHACDIFAPHTALAKAMLRTRFAWMQRVLAD, via the coding sequence ATGACCGCGGGAACACGCCGTCGACCACACAGTTCGACGGGATCGGCGTGTGGGACCGGGTCCAACGAAACCGGCTGGCGGGCCTACCTCGGCGATGCCTACCGAACCGATGACGTGTGCCCGTATGCGGTACCCGCCCGCGCGACCGATCTGAGTGGATTGCCTAGGGCCTTCCTGGATGTCGGCGACTGCGAGATCTTCCGCGACGAGGGCATTGCGTACGCGAATGCCCTGTGGTGCGCGGGCGGCAATGCCGAACTCCACGTGTGGCCCGGGGCTTTCCACGCCTGCGACATCTTCGCCCCGCACACCGCTCTGGCGAAAGCCATGCTGCGCACCAGGTTTGCCTGGATGCAGCGCGTGCTCGCCGACTGA
- a CDS encoding alpha/beta hydrolase, with protein MTQSDAVRPPFDPELKAGLAVIGGMFPPTVTPELIGFMRRSYASRPVAETLAGRDVEHREYEMAGHGGDRIVVSAFRPRAVPDSRPAVLYAHSGGLMFGDRFNALDASLDWVERLGAVLICPEYRLAPEYPDPYAREDMYAALEWLARNARTLGVDTGRIVVAGASSGGGLAAGVALAARDRDGPAIQGQMLSYPMLDDRGNTPSTTQFDGIGVWDRVQRNRLAGLPRRCLPNR; from the coding sequence GTGACACAGTCCGATGCCGTCCGGCCGCCGTTCGACCCGGAGTTGAAGGCGGGGCTGGCGGTGATCGGTGGCATGTTCCCACCGACTGTCACTCCCGAGCTGATCGGATTCATGCGACGTTCCTACGCTTCGCGACCCGTCGCGGAGACGCTGGCGGGCCGCGACGTCGAACACCGGGAGTACGAGATGGCTGGACACGGCGGGGACCGCATCGTCGTATCGGCTTTTCGCCCGCGCGCCGTTCCCGATTCGCGTCCGGCTGTTCTGTACGCGCATTCCGGTGGGCTCATGTTCGGGGATCGGTTCAATGCCCTTGACGCAAGCCTGGATTGGGTGGAGCGCCTGGGTGCTGTGCTGATCTGCCCCGAGTATCGGTTGGCCCCGGAGTATCCCGATCCCTACGCACGCGAGGACATGTACGCGGCGCTCGAGTGGCTGGCGCGGAACGCACGCACGCTGGGTGTCGACACCGGCCGCATCGTTGTCGCAGGCGCCAGCTCAGGTGGCGGTCTGGCCGCGGGCGTGGCACTGGCCGCACGCGACCGCGACGGTCCGGCGATACAGGGACAGATGCTGTCCTATCCGATGCTCGATGACCGCGGGAACACGCCGTCGACCACACAGTTCGACGGGATCGGCGTGTGGGACCGGGTCCAACGAAACCGGCTGGCGGGCCTACCTCGGCGATGCCTACCGAACCGATGA
- a CDS encoding APC family permease, producing MSALELSARPSIDHRPAPRSVVCDDPLERRRLTVTTGLAALSLDAMASVAYGPEAIVIVLAAAGSHAIGYTFAVSAAIVALLTVLVLSYRQLIAAFPDGGGAYAVSKKYLGRHAPLVAAASLVLDYVLNVAVSVAAGTAALTSAVPATRPYTVWIALGVLLLITVVNLRGIVSSARLFIVPTVIFVVAIMSVIVVGLITGGHAQPAPASATGALTTVGVLLLLKAFANGCAALTGVEAIANATPQFRENRIRRAQRAEVALGVVLGVMMLGVSALVSHPAYRAARRRDSALADRRGGLRPWVPVLRRPDRHPGVAGAGRQHVVRRSAPTDEGGRCRRLPAPPVDQTFGHRRLP from the coding sequence GTGTCTGCACTGGAGCTCTCGGCTCGGCCGAGTATCGACCATCGACCTGCGCCGCGGAGCGTCGTATGCGACGACCCCCTCGAGCGGCGCCGGCTCACTGTCACCACCGGACTCGCCGCGCTGTCGCTCGATGCGATGGCCTCGGTCGCATACGGCCCTGAGGCGATCGTCATCGTGCTCGCCGCCGCCGGGAGTCACGCCATCGGATACACGTTCGCCGTCAGCGCCGCGATCGTTGCTCTGCTCACGGTTCTGGTGCTGTCCTATCGCCAACTGATCGCGGCATTTCCGGACGGTGGAGGGGCCTACGCGGTCTCCAAGAAGTACCTGGGCCGCCATGCGCCCCTGGTCGCCGCAGCCTCATTGGTGCTCGACTATGTCCTCAATGTCGCGGTCTCCGTGGCCGCCGGCACCGCCGCGCTGACCTCGGCGGTGCCGGCGACGCGGCCCTACACCGTCTGGATCGCACTCGGTGTCCTGCTGTTGATCACCGTGGTGAACCTCCGTGGGATCGTCAGCAGCGCACGGTTGTTCATCGTGCCGACCGTCATCTTCGTGGTCGCCATCATGTCGGTCATCGTCGTCGGTCTGATCACCGGCGGCCACGCGCAACCGGCACCCGCATCGGCCACCGGAGCTCTCACCACCGTCGGTGTTCTGTTGCTGCTCAAGGCTTTCGCGAATGGCTGTGCAGCGTTGACCGGTGTCGAGGCGATCGCCAATGCGACCCCGCAGTTCCGCGAGAACCGGATACGCCGGGCCCAACGAGCCGAGGTCGCACTCGGGGTGGTCCTCGGCGTGATGATGCTGGGAGTCTCGGCCCTCGTCAGTCACCCTGCATATCGCGCCGCGCGACGGAGAGACAGTGCTCTCGCAGATCGCCGAGGGGGTCTTCGGCCGTGGGTTCCTGTACTACGTCGTCCAGACCGCCACCCTGGTGTTGCTGGCGCTGGCCGCCAACACGTCGTTCGGCGGTCTGCCCCAACTGATGAAGGTGGTCGCTGCCGACGACTACCTGCCCCACCGGTTGACCAGACGTTCGGCCACCGGCGTCTACCGTGA
- a CDS encoding acyl-CoA thioesterase: MSATPAREITLRFLAAPTDATTIGGDVRGGRLLSWIDKAAYACAATWSGGYSVTAYFGNITFTRGIEPGDIVEVTATIIHTGTSSMHIHCSVRSASPHTGLFTVASECLVIFVAMGEDRRPRPVPQWVPITEADRAAQEYATTRIPVRRSIEDAMAGVTYSDAGTAPRSQTRFLAAPTDVNWGGNAHGGRVMEWMDESAYLNAARWCGRRCVTAYVGGIRFYAPIHIGDVVELDARLIHTGKQTMHISVHVRAGNPHDGEMRDCAHSLMIVAAVDDNGDATAVRRWVPVSAEDIALDAHARELMAIRTTLPRRPDMIGV; this comes from the coding sequence TTGTCCGCCACACCCGCCCGCGAGATCACGCTGCGCTTCCTCGCCGCGCCCACCGACGCCACGACCATCGGCGGCGACGTCCGCGGCGGGCGGCTGCTGTCGTGGATCGACAAGGCGGCCTACGCGTGCGCGGCGACGTGGTCGGGTGGCTACTCGGTGACCGCCTACTTCGGCAACATCACCTTCACCCGGGGCATCGAACCCGGCGACATCGTGGAGGTCACCGCCACGATCATCCACACCGGCACCTCGAGCATGCACATCCATTGCTCGGTACGCTCGGCCTCCCCGCATACCGGCCTGTTCACCGTCGCGAGCGAGTGCCTGGTCATCTTTGTCGCCATGGGCGAGGACCGCCGGCCCCGCCCTGTGCCGCAATGGGTTCCGATCACCGAAGCCGACCGCGCCGCCCAGGAGTATGCGACCACCCGCATTCCGGTGCGCCGCAGCATCGAAGACGCGATGGCCGGTGTCACCTACTCCGACGCCGGAACCGCGCCGCGCTCGCAGACGCGCTTCCTCGCCGCCCCGACCGACGTCAACTGGGGCGGCAACGCCCACGGCGGCCGCGTGATGGAGTGGATGGACGAGTCGGCTTATCTGAACGCGGCCCGCTGGTGTGGACGGCGGTGCGTGACCGCCTACGTCGGCGGCATCCGGTTCTACGCGCCGATCCACATCGGCGACGTCGTCGAACTCGACGCGCGCCTGATCCACACCGGCAAGCAGACCATGCACATATCCGTACACGTCCGCGCCGGCAACCCGCACGACGGCGAGATGCGCGACTGCGCACACAGCCTGATGATCGTTGCCGCGGTCGACGACAACGGTGACGCCACCGCCGTGCGACGCTGGGTTCCGGTGTCCGCCGAGGACATCGCGCTCGACGCCCATGCGCGTGAACTCATGGCGATCCGCACCACGCTGCCGCGTCGGCCGGACATGATCGGCGTCTGA
- a CDS encoding thymidine kinase, which yields MSASAELVFYYGPMGAGKSTLALQTHFNQRQQGRSGVLLTKDDRSNRPLVTSRIGLAAEAIAVDDHTDVHALITGRGIPDFLVCDEAQFLTIAQVDQLAGLVDDHAVSVFAYGLLTDFRSVLFPGSARLVEIADEIHRMQAVVLCWCGRDACLNARIVNGRMVHAGELIAIGDTGDGPVHYRPLCRRHFTQGRIDAGGEPGPVDTNSQNPFSTG from the coding sequence ATGAGTGCATCCGCCGAGCTCGTCTTTTACTACGGCCCGATGGGGGCCGGAAAGTCCACCCTCGCCCTGCAGACCCACTTCAACCAGCGGCAGCAGGGACGCAGTGGTGTCCTGCTCACCAAGGACGACCGATCCAACCGCCCACTGGTGACCAGTCGGATCGGCCTGGCGGCCGAGGCGATCGCCGTCGACGACCACACCGATGTCCACGCGCTGATCACCGGTCGGGGCATCCCGGATTTCCTCGTCTGCGACGAGGCCCAGTTCCTGACCATCGCCCAGGTCGATCAGCTCGCCGGACTCGTCGACGACCACGCAGTGAGCGTCTTCGCCTACGGACTCCTCACCGACTTCCGGTCGGTCCTGTTCCCCGGATCGGCACGCCTGGTCGAGATTGCCGACGAGATCCACCGGATGCAGGCCGTGGTGTTGTGCTGGTGCGGCCGAGACGCCTGTCTGAACGCACGAATCGTCAACGGCCGCATGGTCCACGCTGGTGAACTGATCGCCATCGGGGATACCGGCGACGGTCCGGTGCATTACCGTCCGCTGTGTCGGCGGCACTTCACCCAGGGCCGCATCGACGCGGGGGGCGAACCCGGGCCGGTGGACACCAATTCCCAGAATCCTTTCAGTACCGGCTGA
- a CDS encoding sucrase ferredoxin — translation MRDSRPCSDQSVERGDPMFGTASAGHRWLLLELAGPWGPSVFLNSPSVIDPALGRSIVRRVEATGMRIVAIRRPGRRPPVPRWRWFIAEARPGAERLYAGEVEGPADYLDLDLQGFDGAPTADPLVAICAHGKHDQCCAVRGRRAVAAIADAYPEWTWECSHLGGDRFAATMLLLPHGLCYGRVDTTDDPAGIVAAYTEGRLVDALLRGRTSLPHPVQAAQHFVRQATGDAAIDALAPIDVDKRDHQIHVRLDGPAGPIDVTLAEHMSDPLLSMCTASVPGRVRQFVLVSIEGL, via the coding sequence ATGAGGGATTCTCGTCCCTGTAGCGACCAGTCGGTCGAACGCGGCGATCCGATGTTCGGCACGGCTTCGGCCGGACATCGCTGGCTGCTGTTGGAACTGGCCGGGCCATGGGGCCCGTCGGTGTTCCTCAATTCACCGTCGGTGATCGATCCGGCGCTCGGCCGGTCCATCGTGCGACGGGTGGAGGCGACCGGAATGCGGATCGTCGCGATCCGCCGTCCGGGCCGTCGACCGCCCGTTCCGCGGTGGCGATGGTTCATCGCCGAGGCGCGGCCCGGGGCCGAACGGCTCTACGCCGGGGAGGTCGAGGGTCCCGCCGACTACCTCGACCTTGACCTACAGGGATTCGACGGTGCTCCCACTGCCGATCCGCTCGTCGCGATCTGCGCGCACGGCAAGCACGACCAGTGCTGTGCCGTGCGTGGACGCCGGGCTGTCGCCGCGATCGCCGACGCGTACCCCGAATGGACCTGGGAGTGTTCACATCTCGGTGGGGACCGGTTCGCTGCGACGATGCTGCTGCTCCCGCACGGACTGTGTTATGGGCGGGTGGACACCACCGACGATCCGGCAGGGATCGTTGCTGCCTACACCGAGGGACGTCTCGTCGACGCCCTGCTGCGGGGCCGGACGTCGCTTCCGCATCCTGTGCAGGCGGCGCAGCACTTTGTCCGCCAGGCAACTGGAGATGCCGCCATCGACGCGCTGGCGCCGATCGATGTGGACAAGCGCGATCACCAGATCCATGTGCGGCTCGACGGCCCCGCCGGACCCATCGACGTGACTCTCGCCGAGCACATGTCCGATCCGCTGTTGTCGATGTGCACCGCAAGCGTTCCCGGTCGGGTCCGACAGTTCGTGTTGGTATCCATCGAAGGACTGTGA
- a CDS encoding cupin domain-containing protein encodes MLSRCTATDLTTFADQYWGRRPMLSRAASLPADFGDLLSVRAVDELIAERGVRAPFIRMAKEGVVLARDCYLGPAGFGAEMPDQVDPAGVLREFAAGATIVLQGLHRLWPPVIDFVRAMVDDLGHPVQANAYVTPPGNRGFDPHYDVHDVFVLQVAGTKRWRVHRPVHTHPLATQPWTDHRAQIERRASDDAPEIEAVLSPGDALYLPRGWIHSADALGDTSIHLTIGVGAVTVRDVVAAIVAELDDCAEFRQSLPLGIDLTGRDQTVPIATKAMAAVVERLRDHAADVGEGAAARLARRHTARTRPVPVRPLATLEAIGVVNAATRLRLRHGLVPTLRRVADRAELLTGERSISTPGYCLEALRTIRSGEIVSAAELPGLDAADGTVLLRRLLAEGVVVVVDDRHVTPPGPEA; translated from the coding sequence ATGTTGAGCCGTTGCACAGCAACCGATCTCACCACCTTTGCCGATCAGTACTGGGGTCGGCGGCCGATGCTCAGCCGGGCGGCTTCGCTGCCGGCGGACTTCGGTGACCTGCTGTCGGTTCGGGCGGTCGACGAGCTGATTGCCGAACGCGGAGTCCGCGCCCCGTTCATCCGGATGGCCAAGGAGGGTGTGGTCCTCGCGCGGGACTGTTACCTGGGGCCTGCGGGTTTCGGCGCGGAGATGCCCGATCAGGTGGACCCGGCCGGGGTTCTCCGCGAGTTCGCGGCCGGGGCGACCATCGTGTTGCAGGGCCTGCACCGGCTGTGGCCGCCCGTCATCGACTTCGTCCGTGCGATGGTCGACGATCTGGGGCATCCGGTGCAGGCCAACGCCTACGTGACACCCCCCGGCAATCGGGGATTCGATCCGCACTATGACGTGCACGACGTGTTCGTCTTACAGGTGGCGGGCACCAAGCGATGGCGAGTCCATCGGCCCGTACACACCCATCCGCTGGCCACGCAACCGTGGACCGATCATCGTGCCCAGATCGAGCGCCGGGCATCGGACGACGCGCCGGAGATCGAGGCGGTCCTCTCGCCCGGCGACGCGCTCTATCTGCCGCGGGGTTGGATTCATTCCGCGGACGCATTGGGGGACACGTCGATTCACCTGACCATCGGCGTCGGAGCGGTGACCGTCCGCGACGTGGTTGCAGCGATCGTCGCCGAACTCGACGACTGTGCGGAATTCAGGCAATCGTTGCCGTTGGGGATCGACCTCACCGGTCGGGACCAGACCGTCCCGATCGCGACCAAGGCGATGGCAGCCGTCGTCGAGCGGCTGCGGGACCACGCAGCCGATGTGGGGGAGGGCGCCGCGGCTCGACTTGCCCGGCGTCACACTGCCCGCACGCGCCCGGTCCCGGTGCGGCCCCTGGCGACACTCGAGGCCATCGGCGTGGTGAACGCCGCGACGCGGCTGCGGTTGCGGCACGGGCTGGTGCCCACGCTGCGTCGGGTCGCCGACCGGGCGGAACTGCTGACCGGTGAGCGCTCGATCAGCACCCCCGGCTACTGCCTGGAAGCTCTGCGAACGATTCGTAGTGGTGAGATCGTCAGTGCTGCAGAACTTCCGGGACTCGACGCGGCCGACGGCACGGTACTGCTGCGAAGGTTGCTGGCCGAAGGCGTCGTTGTGGTGGTTGACGATCGCCACGTGACTCCACCGGGGCCGGAGGCATGA
- a CDS encoding NAD-dependent succinate-semialdehyde dehydrogenase, with protein sequence MSTYVTANPTTGQTEREFPALTDDEVAQLGARSAAAFEQWRNTTAVERAATLRRTAELYEKREDELAQAITTEMGKPLRQAAGEVALAGSIYRWYADHGPELLEPETLDPQGAQESLVQKYPVGPLVGVMPWNYPYYQVARFAAPNLLVGNTILLKHASICAASSALMAEILHEAGVPEDAYVNVYASSDQIADLIADPAIAGVSLTGSEKAGAAVAKVAAENLKKSVLELGGSDPFIILDTDDVARTAHIAASARLSNAGQACNSPKRFIVLDDLYDDFLANLVTEFKQASVGDPTDPSVKVGPLSSVSARDTVAQQVNHAVEQGARLHTGGTVVEGDGAFLTPAVLTDITPDMDAYAEEIFGPVAMVYRVSSADEAVDLANDVDFGLSGSVWSTDAGRAAEIADRLEVGMAYVNEHGTTLPGLPFGGVKRSGYGRELGRWGLGEFVNVRLRRTAAK encoded by the coding sequence ATGAGCACCTATGTCACCGCGAACCCGACCACCGGCCAGACCGAACGCGAGTTCCCCGCCCTGACGGACGACGAGGTCGCACAGCTCGGAGCGCGCTCCGCCGCAGCGTTCGAGCAGTGGCGCAACACCACCGCCGTCGAGCGCGCCGCTACGCTCCGACGCACCGCCGAGCTGTATGAGAAGCGCGAAGACGAACTGGCGCAGGCGATCACGACCGAGATGGGTAAACCACTGAGGCAGGCCGCCGGCGAAGTCGCGCTCGCCGGCTCGATCTATCGTTGGTACGCCGACCACGGTCCCGAACTCCTCGAACCGGAGACCCTCGACCCGCAGGGTGCGCAGGAGTCCCTGGTGCAGAAGTATCCCGTCGGACCGCTCGTGGGTGTGATGCCCTGGAACTACCCGTACTATCAGGTCGCCCGATTCGCCGCACCGAATCTGTTGGTGGGCAACACGATTCTGCTGAAGCACGCGTCGATCTGTGCAGCGTCGTCGGCGCTTATGGCCGAGATCCTGCACGAGGCGGGCGTGCCGGAGGACGCGTACGTCAACGTATATGCGAGCAGTGATCAGATCGCCGATCTCATCGCTGACCCGGCAATCGCCGGCGTTTCACTGACCGGCAGCGAAAAGGCCGGTGCCGCAGTGGCCAAAGTGGCCGCGGAGAACCTGAAGAAGTCGGTCCTCGAACTCGGCGGCTCCGACCCGTTCATCATCCTCGACACCGACGATGTGGCACGTACCGCGCACATCGCGGCCTCGGCCCGGTTGTCCAACGCCGGGCAGGCGTGCAATTCGCCGAAGCGTTTCATCGTGCTCGATGATCTCTATGACGACTTCCTGGCCAATCTGGTCACGGAGTTCAAGCAGGCCTCCGTCGGCGACCCCACCGATCCGTCGGTCAAGGTCGGGCCGTTGTCGTCGGTGTCCGCGCGCGACACCGTTGCGCAACAGGTGAATCACGCGGTCGAGCAGGGTGCTCGGCTGCACACCGGTGGCACCGTCGTCGAGGGTGACGGCGCGTTCCTGACGCCCGCCGTCCTCACCGACATCACCCCGGACATGGACGCCTACGCCGAGGAGATCTTCGGTCCCGTCGCAATGGTCTATCGGGTCTCCTCTGCCGACGAGGCTGTCGACCTGGCCAACGACGTCGACTTCGGTTTGAGCGGATCGGTGTGGAGCACCGACGCCGGGCGTGCCGCCGAGATCGCCGACCGTCTCGAGGTCGGGATGGCCTATGTCAACGAGCACGGCACGACGCTGCCCGGGTTGCCGTTCGGCGGGGTCAAGCGCTCAGGCTATGGTCGTGAACTCGGACGCTGGGGTCTCGGCGAATTCGTCAACGTCCGGTTGCGCCGGACCGCAGCAAAGTAG